One genomic window of Motacilla alba alba isolate MOTALB_02 chromosome 1, Motacilla_alba_V1.0_pri, whole genome shotgun sequence includes the following:
- the LOC119699672 gene encoding cell cycle control protein 50C-like, with amino-acid sequence MKNKTNVLPREGEAQPSRCPDNSAFKQQRLPAWKPQLTIASVLSSFFLTGAFCLTVGVCLVLSANSVREIQIDYSDKCSDCSKLRENSSNWNKECHCSINFTLKEDILGDVFMYYGLQNFYQNHRRYVRSRSDAQLLGRNVNIQRSYCAPFSTYRNGTPMAPCGAIANSMFNDTIDLFYNYNSSMIQVPLLKTGNSWWTDKNVKFRNPESYNLSSAFAGTARPPYWKKPVYLLDEEDERNNGYVNDDFIIWMRVSAFATFRNLYRRVRRVQRFAEGLPAGNYTFHISYNFPVTRFKGRKHVILSTVVWSGGSNPFLGIAYLISGTAATLTGFVITGIHLKLRKKKTYFQKQ; translated from the exons atgaaaaacaagacaaatgtTCTTCCCAGAGAAGGAGAAGCCCAGCCTTCCAGGTGTCCAGATAACAGTGCATTCAaacagcagaggctgccagctTGGAAGCCCCAGCTCACCATTGCATCTGTGCTCTCCAGCTTCTTTCTGACAGGGGCATTCTGCCTCACTGTGGGAGTCTGCCTTGTCCTGTCTGCAAACAGCGTCAGAGAAATACAG ATAGATTATTCAGATAAATGCTCAGATTGTTCAAAGCTTCGTGAAAATTCCTCTAACTGGAATAAGGAATGCCACTGTTCTATTAATTTCACGCTAAAGGAAGATATATTG GGTGATGTTTTTATGTACTATGGTCTGCAAAACTTCTATCAAAACCACCGTCGATACGTGAGATCGAGAAGTGACGCACAGCTGTTGGGCCGAAATGTAAAT ATCCAGAGGAGCTACTGCGCGCCCTTCAGCACCTACCGGAACGGGACCCCGATGGCGCCGTGCGGGGCCATTGCCAACAGCATGTTCAATG ATACTATTGATCTGTTTTACAATTATAACTCATCTATGATTCAAGTGCCACTGCTGAAGACTGGAAACAGTTGGTGGAcagataaaaatgtgaaatttcgCAATCCTGAATCATACAATCTCTCTTCTGCATTTGCAG GGACAGCCAGACCTCCTTACTGGAAGAAACCAGTGTATCTGTTAGACGAGGAAGATGAGAGGAACAATGGTTATGTGAACGATGACTTCATCATCTGGATGCGAGTGTCGGCCTTTGCGACGTTCAGGAATCTCTACCGGCGTGTCAGACGGGTTCAGCGCTTTGCAGAGGGCCTGCCAGCAGGGAATTACACCTTCCATATTTCCTACA ATTTCCCTGTTACCAGATTCAAGGGGAGGAAGCATGTGATTCTTTCAACCGTGGTGTGGAGCGGCGGAAGTAACCCATTCCTGGGAATTGCCTACCTGATTTCTGGCACAGCAGCAACCCTGACAGGTTTTGTCATAACTGGCATCCACTTAAagctcaggaaaaagaaaacatacttTCAGAAGCAATGA